A genomic window from Equus asinus isolate D_3611 breed Donkey chromosome 25, EquAss-T2T_v2, whole genome shotgun sequence includes:
- the IL10 gene encoding interleukin-10 produces MQSWSGLGKGGALEKKLCQEICDSVAFYEWGGLTEPTIYKGDTGGEGRYIRALLLQNQTTRPIHRRRQSSAMPSAALLCCLVFLAGVGASRDRGTQSENSCTHFPTSLPHMLHELRAAFSRVKTFFQMKDQLDNMLLNGSLLEDFKGYLGCQALSEMIQFYLEEVMPQAENHGPDIKEHVNSLGEKLKTLRVRLRRCHRFLPCENKSKAVEQVKSAFSKLQEKGVYKAMSEFDIFINYVEAYMTTKMKN; encoded by the exons ATGCAAAGCTGGAGTGGGCTCGGGAAGGGAGGAGCTTTAGAAAAAAAGCTTTGCCAGGAAATCTGTGACTCTGTGGCTTTTTATGAATGGGGAGGCCTCACTGAACCCACAATATATAAAGGGGACACAGGAGGTGAAGGTCGATACATCAGGGCCTTGCTCTTGCAAAACCAAACCACAAGGCCGATTCACAGAAGAAGGCAGAGCTCAGCCATGCCCAGCGCAGCACTGCTATGTTGCCTGGTCTTCCTGGCCGGGGTGGGAGCCAGCCGAGACCGGGGCACCCAGTCTGAGAACAGCTGCACCCACTTCCCAACCAGCCTGCCCCACATGCTCCATGAGCTCCGAGCCGCCTTCAGCAGGGTGAAGACTTTCTTT CAAATGAAGGACCAGCTGGACAACATGTTGTTGAACGGGTCCCTGCTGGAGGACTTTAAG GGTTACCTGGGTTGCCAAGCCTTGTCGGAGATGATCCAGTTTtacctggaggaggtgatgcccCAGGCTGAGAACCACGGCCCAGACATCAAGGAGCACGTGAACTCCCTGGGGGAAAAGCTGAAGACCCTCCGAGTGAGGCTGCGGCGCTGT CATCGATTTCTGCCCTGTGAAAATAAGAGCAAGGCAGTGGAGCAGGTGAAGAGTGCCTTTAGTAAG CTCCAAGAGAAAGGTGTCTACAAAGCCATGAGTGAGTTTGACATCTTCATCAACTACGTAGAAGCCTATATGACAACGAAGATGAAAAACTGA